Proteins co-encoded in one Phalacrocorax carbo chromosome 5, bPhaCar2.1, whole genome shotgun sequence genomic window:
- the LOC104046833 gene encoding astacin-like metalloendopeptidase, translating to MDLKMFLVFTAFLLHSTLGFPIQENYGNSTTIMEPTEVTTEEDIYESPLPTETDSEDEVIFNRILKVNKDSSQYLQEGDIAPQRSRSAISCRHCNWLQSSDGIVRVPYVLDPTYEESHIKGIHDAMAEFETLTCIKFVKRKTERDYLNIKSSDGCWSHYGKVGGGQTVSVMKGGCTWKGIIQHELDHALGFLHEHSRSDRDKHVKIMWEYISPADRPDFKKFENSNNLGLPYDYSSVMHYGPYTFTNTTGKATIVPIPDGSVQIGQRQGLSNLDVAKINKLYNCSRCSTILDAAFGSLTSANYPRNYSDNTNCVWLIRTRSRKISLQFQAFELQTTRGCQSDYVKVYDGSSRSSTVLMDKTCGSKIPNNVVASSNLMLIEFITDGADTASGFQATFTSVRTQRKPGIHN from the exons ATGGATCTGAAGATGTTCCTAGTCTTCACTGCATTTCTGCTTCACTCTACCCTGGGCTTCCCTATTCAG GAGAACTACGGAAACAGCACAACAA TAATGGAGCCTACTGAG GTTACTACAGAAGAGGATATATACG AATCTCCATTGCCTACAGAGACTGACTCTGAGGACGaggttatttttaacagaattctGAAAGTTAACAAAG ACAGCTCTCAGTACTTGCAAGAAGGTGACATAGCTCCACAAAGGAGTCGCAGTGCCATCAGCTGTCGCCATTGCAATTGGCTCCAGTCCAGTGATGGGATTGTTCGTGTTCCCTATGTCTTGGATCCTACTTATG AGGAGAGCCACATAAAGGGGATCCATGATGCCATGGCAGAATTTGAAACACTGACTTGTATTAAGTTTGTGAAGCGCAAGACAGAACGTGACTACCTCAACATTAAATCTTCTGATGG CTGCTGGTCCCACTATGGGAAAGTAGGAGGTGGACAGACTGTCTCTGTGATGAAAGGAGGCTGCACATGGAAGGGAATAATTCAACATGAACTGGACCATGCTCTGGGCTTTTTGCATGAACATTCTCGAAGTGACAGGGATAAACATGTGAAGATCATGTGGGAGTACATCAGTCCGG CTGATAGACCAGACTTCAAGAAATTTGAAAACTCCAATAACCTGGGTCTTCCATATGACTATTCCTCAGTAATGCACTATGGCCC atacacATTCACTAATACCACTGGGAAAGCAACTATTGTGCCAATTCCTGATGGATCAGTACAGATTGGACAGAGGCAGGGGCTGAGCAACTTGGATGTGGCCAAAATCAACAAACTTTACAATTGCA GTCGCTGCAGCACTATTCTCGATGCAGCATTTGGGTCACTGACATCTGCCAACTACCCAAGAAATTACTCAGATAACACCAACTGTGTGTGGCTTATCCGAACCCGATCCAGAAAG atTTCCCTGCAATTTCAAGCCTTTGAGCTGCAGACAACCAGAGGCTGTCAGAGTGATTATGTTAAAGTTTATGATGGCTCCAGCAGATCTTCTACAGTTCTAATGGACAAGACCTGTGGATCAAAGATACCCAATAACGTAGTTGCTTCTAGTAATCTTATGCTCATAGAGTTCATCACAGATGGTGCTGATACAGCTTCTGGTTTCCAAGCCACATTTACTTCTG TGAGGACCCAAAGAAAACCTGGTATCCACAACTGa